The genomic DNA TTGAAGACCCAGTCGCCGGGCGATCGTGAGTGTAGCCAGTTGGAATTGCTGTTGGAGATTTCCCTTCGAAAAATGGTGCAGGGGGATGTTTGGGGTATCGGTTGTTTCTGGCCTGTTATGGATCTCCTGTGAGGCCTTCAGCCATTCTTGTGACCAGCCGCCGCTAACTTCCTGGTTGACGCGGTAGTTGGTAGCGACGTTGTAGATGGCCACCAGCAGGTGCCAGTCCAGCCAGCCCTCGGCTCGAAGTTCGTCAAGAATCCTACGACAAGTTGTGTTGTGCAGGATTCGAGCCAGCGTGAAACCAATTACTTTTGAAACCTCGTAGCGTTCCTTGATCATGTCGAGCCATTCAGGCTCTGAGAAGCCGGGGCCGTATGAAGTCGGCTGCTCCAAGGAGATGGCTGGCTTCGGGATAATGGTGTCGCCCGGCGATATCCGGTGATCGCCTTGAGAGGCGCTTAAGTAATGGGCCTCGTCGAAGAGCCCCGCTGTTTCGTCATATGGGCGCCCAAATGAGAGCTGGTTGAGGAAGCCTCTCGAGAAGGCATCGCCAAGCATGTCGAGGACTTGTTCCTGGGATAGGGCACTAAGACGAATCAAGAGGACGCCCACTGCGTGGAGAATTTCCTGTTCTAAGTCATCCGCGTCCGTGTGATCGGTGTAAGGCAGGAGAGAGATCAAAGCGCTGAGCTGGTGGTTGTCATCCCTGAGCTCGACTCTCTCCTGATACTGCGGCCCTGCCAGACGAACCTCTACCTGAACGCTTTCATCCAACAGAACGGGGTCCTCTATTGCGAGATCGCACAGAAGAATTTGCGCGGCCGCCGCGAACCGCTCTGCAGCGAGTACGGTGGCCTTGTCATTGGCGCAGATAATGGTCCAATGCGTGCCGAGAGCAGAGAACGTCAAGGATCGTGTCGAGCCTGTGTCGCTGAATGGCAAGCTGCCAAGTTCAGTGAAAGATGTCTGGGCGAAGTTATCTTCGTCGAACGCAAACGAATCTTCTAACTCGTTGACGTAAGTCCAGATGACCTTGTCGTAGTCCGTCGCGGACAAAAGCTGTGTGAGGGTTTCTGCCAGTTCCGGTCTGAACTTTTTGGCGGCCATGCAGATCATGGTTTGGTGGAAGTCCAAGCCAACGAGATCCGGATGTTGCTCATGGTCAAAAGCGTCCTCCGCATAGGTTCCATGCGCCCTTAGAGCGAGCTGACTCAAGGCTGTGGCATCGAGCCATGCGCCTGAGTCATAGCAGGCGGAGAATGCGCGGATCAGACCGTCCCCAACCAGATCAACGACATCTGCGTCCTGGGACGACACGGCAATGGAGGCGGCCGTGAGTGCGTATTTTTTTGCTGCGTGCGGGAGCTTTAGGTCCGAGTAGACGCTTGAGATGGTGAGCATGGCAAGGACCGAGCCGCGAAGGGTCTCGCCGTGGAACCAGCTGATCTTTGCCTTATGAAATTCCCGGAGGGCAAGGAGGGGCTTGCCGGAATGAAACAGGCTCAGAGCCCGGCTTCTACAGCGTTCCGCGACTGCGTTGTCGCCCTCCACGGAAGCGATGGCGTCATCCAGGGCGTTCCGGATCAACTCGTAGCTCTTGTGCGCGGCGAGTACTGGGCTGAAAGCCTCAAAGAGGTCGCATGTTGATTGCACCGGGAAAATCCGTGCATTGGGCAGGAGCACAGCTAGGTCCGAAAGCGTGGCCATGAGCGGGTCGATTCGAATTTTTAGCTCTTCAGCGGATCCGGCCTTGCTAAGAATTTCTTGAAAGGTCATGTCCGATGCTGCTGCATTTTGGACCGGGGCTTCTGGCCGTCGCACCATGCCTGTTACATCGGGATGGAACAGAACATGTGCTCGAGCAGCAAGAAGGTGGGCAACCGCATTCGGATAAACGTCCCGATCGGTGTCGGCCAGCAGCTCATCAACCCGTGTCAAGACGAGCTGCAATTGGGCCATTAGGTGATCTGAAGTAGTCGTGGCAAGACCCGAAGCCCATGCTCCTTGCCAATACGAAATGAGAGCGCTGGCGTCCTGAAGGTCACCTGCCGCGGATGACGTGGCCGCGTAGGCCACAAAATCATCGATGTACCCCTCCACATTGGCCAGGGTTTCCTTGCCCCGAAGAGTCGCAACGACAACCTCGTAGCGCGCTTTCATCTGCACCTCTTCAGGAACAGCAGTTTTTGAGTTCGGAGCGAAGAAGGACTGCGCGTACTCCAGCCACTCGGCTAGGTCTATTTGAGCGTCCGGATCATGAGTGGCGTGACGGAGACCGGCCCTCACGGCGGCGAAATCGCCGGGGCTGCTCAGCGGATCTTCAGAGCCTCTGACACGTCGAAGCAGGTCCTGATACCACTGCGGGAGAGATACCTCGTTGGTTGGCACCAAGTGAGATGGCAGATCGAGCATCTTCTCAGCCACCCACACCAGATCAGGTTCGACCAGAAACGATGAGATTGCCAGCGCATCAAAAATTTCTAGATCAACCGCATACTCCTGACGCGCAAAGTCCTGAAGCTCATGCCGCATACCCACAGGCATGTTTTGGGACAGAAAGTACGCGACCCTCTCTACAGGTTTTCCTTCAGATGCGACCTTCTTCAGATCAGCCTTAACCTTGTTTTTAAGCTGAGTGCGCTGAATCGTGCAGGCAACGACGAGCGGTTCCGTCGTCGCACGCCCTACGAAGCCAGTAGCCCTTGGAAGCTCTTCGGGAAGCGACGAAAAGAAGGTCTCTCCATCGCGGCCCTGATCCCCGCCGCTGCTCACAGGCCCGGTTGCCGGGAGGATATTGCTGCTTATCCTCCGTTGGGCAATACGGAAGCAAATGTTCTCGAACTCGTGGTGTCGGTTTTGCGCGCCGAGCTGATCCAGCTGGAAACGAATGAACGTTTCGGTTTCTACACGGGTGACCATGCGTCCATCCTGCACTACGGAAGGGCGGGGGACTGGCATTCACGACTTTGCGGAACCTATTCGGGATTTGCCTCCTGCTGAAGGTAAGGCTGCCAGAATTCATCTGATCCCCAGTCGGGCGGGAAGCCCATGGGATTCAGCGGGACGGAGTCGAACTCGTCCAGGAGATCCCTCAGCCGTGTGGCCCAGCCCGAGCCGGGACTGATGGTGCCTAGAACTGTCTGAAGTGCGACGAGCATGGGGAAGACGCGGGATCGGCGGTACGTTCCTCTGCCTCGGAAGGTTTCAGTGTCGGCCAGCCAGGCAACGCCTGCTGAACGAGGGATCCGGGGGGCTACACCGAACTGCCTGTTCCATACCCGGCCGTGGTGTGCGCAGAGGTTGCGGGTGTATTGGAAGGTACCCAGCCATGAGCTGAGGAGCTCGTCTGTGATCCCGAGCTGTCGGGCGATCTCTTTCCGGTCTTCACGGTCAGCGAGGTTCCGGTACAGGTACATGAGATCACCGAAGGACAGCATTTCGATCATCATCCACGACGGCGGCAAAGTCGGCTCATCATATGCCGAGAGGTAGTGCCGCATGAAGGACTGCTTTTTGGCGTCTTCTGTCGCCCTTTGAACGTTTCTGGGTGGATGTTCCTGTAGCCGTTGCAGGTCTCGTTCCAGCCGGTCCTTCTCGTCGTCCCTGGCTTTCGTGAGGGTC from Arthrobacter sp. 31Y includes the following:
- a CDS encoding Abi family protein, which codes for MRYEKPALGLIEQLEQLRSRGLLIPDEDKALRYLARIGYYRLSPYMIPHQVPGGAHRFRSGADFDGVLQLYIFDRRLRLLIMDALERFEVALRATLSNHMSLKSADPFWYLDASHFQRQPDHDRLLQTLTKARDDEKDRLERDLQRLQEHPPRNVQRATEDAKKQSFMRHYLSAYDEPTLPPSWMMIEMLSFGDLMYLYRNLADREDRKEIARQLGITDELLSSWLGTFQYTRNLCAHHGRVWNRQFGVAPRIPRSAGVAWLADTETFRGRGTYRRSRVFPMLVALQTVLGTISPGSGWATRLRDLLDEFDSVPLNPMGFPPDWGSDEFWQPYLQQEANPE